A stretch of DNA from Catenulispora acidiphila DSM 44928:
GGTCTCGCCCACTACCTGGCCCGGCGGCGTCGCGGCGGTGCTCCAACTGGTCTTCGGGATCGTGGTCATGATCGGACTGTGGACGCGGCTGTCGGCCGTCATCCTGTCCGGGACCATGGCCTACGCCTACTTCTCCGTCCACCAGAAGCACGCGCTGCTGCCGATGGCCAACGGCGGTGAGCCCGCTGCGCTGTTCTCCTGGGCCTTCCTGCTGATCGCCATCGTCGGCGCCGGACCACTGGCCGTGGACGCACTGCTGACGCGGTCGCGCCCAGGCGGCGCGGAGCCCGTCGGAGCCGATGTACCGGCTCGCCGCTTCACCATCGCACGCTGATCAGCGGACTCAGCGTCCGTCTTCGAGAACGCGGACGACCACCGCGCGCGCCTGTCCTCAGCTTACGGGCGCGCGCGGTGGGCTCTGGGTGGCGTCAGGGTGGGCTCAGGGTGGGCTCAGGGCGGGGTCAGGGCGGGGTCAGGACAGCGTTCCGGTGACGGTGCTGCCGGACTTGGTCACGTAGTACGTCGCGGTGGCGCCGCTCCAGAAGTGGAAGGTGAGCGTCACGCGCGCGCCGTCGGTGAGCGCGGCGAAGTAGGCCGGGGTCAAGACGATTGCGTTGTTCGCGTAGTCACCGGAGAACGCCGAGCCCGACACCGTCGGCGGACCGTAGGCCTGGTACGCGGTCCAGGCGGCGGTACCGGCGTTGGTGCCGTCCGCGTAGACGGACTGCATCATGAAGACCCTGTCGCCGTTGAACTGCGTGGGGACGGCGAGCGGATCGGTCGCCGTGCCGGTCGCCGCGGACAGCACAGGCTGGGCGTTGGTCACGACGTTGATCTGCCACGGCAGTCCCGCCGAGAAGTGCGCTGACAGCGTGGCGTTCACCCCGTAGTTCTGGGCGCCGACCAGCTTGGTCAGCAGGGCGGCCTTGAGGGTGAGCTTGGTGCCGCTGACGGTGTAGTCACAGCCTTCTTGCAGCCGCCGGTTCCCGTCGTAGAGCCCGGTGAAGTGCAGACCGTTCGGGCTGAGCGTCAGACTCTCGTCCGCGATCGGGCTCGTCTTGGGCACGTACAGCGTGTCGTTGGACGCGGTACCCGAGCGGGTCTTCCAGCTCGACGCCGCCGCGGCGAACGTGGTTGGCTCGATCAGCTGCAGGCTGGTGCGGTCCAGGATGCGGCCGCCGTCGTCCCAGTAGCTCAGGGTGATGCCGGTGGTGCGCGCCTCGTAGCCCAGCAGCTCGTAGTACTTCAGCATCTCGCCGGTCTCCAGGCCGCCGAACCCTCTGAAGTCGTTGTAGAGACCGACCTCACCGGCGTAGACCGGTATGCCCTTGGCCACGAACTCGTCGTGCATCAGGGTGAAGGCGTTCAGGACGTCCTGCTGCGAGGTGGCGTCGAAGGTGTCGACGCCGGCGATGTTCACCCCGAACGGCCAGTAGCCGTAGTAGTGGAACGAGGCGATCAGGTTCGGGTCGTGCAGCGAGGCGATCTCGGAGGAGAGGGCGTCCTCTGACGCCTTCTGGGCGGAGTCGCCCAGCGTCGACAGCATCAGGAAGCGTGTGGCGTTCGCGCCTCCTGAGCCGCGCACGATGTGGAAGAAGTCCGTCTGGAGCGTGTTGAGCAGCGCTTCGCCCTGGTCGTCGGTGACGCCGGTGAACTCCTGCTCGTTGTCGGCTTCGAAGACCACCGAGCGGGGCTCGTCCTTGAGCGCGTTCGCGATCTGGGTCCAGATCGCGTCGTAGTGGGGCTGCACCGTCGGGTCGGTGGGCATGTTCGTGATCCACTGCCACGAGTCGTGGTGAACATTGACCACCACGGACAGGCCGTCGGCCCGGGCCCAGTCGACCACCTGCTTGACGCGGGCCATCCAGGCCGGGTCGATCAGGTAATCGGGGGCGGCGCCCTCGTGTCCGCTCCAGGTCACCGGAAGGCGCACGCTCTTGTATCCCAGAGACTTGATCTTCTGGAGCAGCGCCTGGGTGATCGGCGGGTTGCCCCACGAGGTCTCGTCGGGGATCGCGTCGAGGGAGTTGCCGATGTTGAAGCCGGGCTGCATGGCGGCGACGCACTTCGTCGCGGCGTTCGTCGGCGCGGCGACACTCGGCGCGGCGACGGCGGCCGGACCGGCTGTCGCGGCGTTCGCCGGGAGCACCGCCCCGGAGACACCGGCGAAGAGCACGCCGACGACTCCGGCGACGACCGTACGGGACCGCCACCGGGTTCTGGACAAGACAACGAGCCGCACGAGACCTCCTGGGTGGAGTGGATCCGGGGACAGCGAGCTTGGGAGTTGAGGATCTTAATGCTTTCGCTATTATGGCGAGAAAGTTTCGCACTCGTGGCGCGACGGACGCTACTAGCCACTCGACGCGAGGGCAAGCACCCAGAACTGATACCTCTGATGAATAACGCTGTTTCTCCGCAACGATGGGGAACGAAAGGGTCCAACTCCCTGGATTGGTCTGACGGATTTCCTTGACCGAGGACTGTCTCGGGTGAAACATGTGCGTGACCGGACACGTTGATGCTTCCCAACAGTTTCGGAGATCCCCGATGACGAACCCTGTGTCCCGACGCGCCGTGCTGTCCGGCACGGCGGCGGCAATAGCCGCCACGAGTCTCACCGCCGGCGGCGAGAGCCCTGCCGCCGCCGTACAAACCGCTGCCGCGCAAGCCAATCCGCTGGTACCCCTCCGGATCCCGAAGCTGGACCA
This window harbors:
- a CDS encoding DoxX family protein, whose product is MPDLRSLPPIGVSLYRIVIGFLMACHGASTLTGFPVKATTGHTVSPTTWPGGVAAVLQLVFGIVVMIGLWTRLSAVILSGTMAYAYFSVHQKHALLPMANGGEPAALFSWAFLLIAIVGAGPLAVDALLTRSRPGGAEPVGADVPARRFTIAR
- a CDS encoding cellulase family glycosylhydrolase; this translates as MRLVVLSRTRWRSRTVVAGVVGVLFAGVSGAVLPANAATAGPAAVAAPSVAAPTNAATKCVAAMQPGFNIGNSLDAIPDETSWGNPPITQALLQKIKSLGYKSVRLPVTWSGHEGAAPDYLIDPAWMARVKQVVDWARADGLSVVVNVHHDSWQWITNMPTDPTVQPHYDAIWTQIANALKDEPRSVVFEADNEQEFTGVTDDQGEALLNTLQTDFFHIVRGSGGANATRFLMLSTLGDSAQKASEDALSSEIASLHDPNLIASFHYYGYWPFGVNIAGVDTFDATSQQDVLNAFTLMHDEFVAKGIPVYAGEVGLYNDFRGFGGLETGEMLKYYELLGYEARTTGITLSYWDDGGRILDRTSLQLIEPTTFAAAASSWKTRSGTASNDTLYVPKTSPIADESLTLSPNGLHFTGLYDGNRRLQEGCDYTVSGTKLTLKAALLTKLVGAQNYGVNATLSAHFSAGLPWQINVVTNAQPVLSAATGTATDPLAVPTQFNGDRVFMMQSVYADGTNAGTAAWTAYQAYGPPTVSGSAFSGDYANNAIVLTPAYFAALTDGARVTLTFHFWSGATATYYVTKSGSTVTGTLS